The Nitrospira sp. sequence GATTGGTCGCCGACGGCAAAACCAACAAGGAGATTGCCAACAACCTCGATCTCAGTGAAAAGACCGTGAAGAATCACGTCCGGAACATCTTCCACAAGCTGCAAGTCTACGACCGTACACAAGCGGCAATTCTCGCCATCCGCAAAGGACTGATCGAGCTCGATCCGAAGCGGTAGGATGTACTGCCGCGACAAGGCCGTAGCCTGCACAGTAGCCTTTCGTAGCTCCTTACAGATTGAGTTCCGAGAAGAAGCCCATGGTTTATAGCTAGGGACAGATTCTCTACGGCAGGCTGGCTGAAGCGGCCGCTAGCAGACAGAACAGCCTTCAATATTTCTAGCGGAATCCACGGTCTATGGTGATGGTGTAGGTTCTGGGGTTTCCATTCGGTGCAGTCACGGTGATCGATGCTACGGTGATTGTCCCTGGCCCATTCAATGGAATGGCCGCCCGGCCGGTTGCGATTCCTGCCCCAGCTACCACTGAACCGGACATCACAGCGCTCGGATCAGCTTTGGTTGCGGAAACGGTCACACTGTCGATACCGGCGCCGACGGTGACCGTGTAGATCGGGATACCTGGAGCAAACGCGGGAATCAAACGGCCTGGGGTCACGTTCAACGCCGACAAGGCATTCTCGCTGCCGGGTGTTGCTCGATTTACGGTAATGCCATATGTTTTTGAATCTCCATTCGGTGCCGTCACAGTAATTGACACGGCGGTCGATGTTCCTTGCCCTCCGAGCGTAATGGCCGCCTGGCCGGTTGCGGACCCGGCAGCAGCGGACACCGAACCAGACATCACGGCGTTCGGATCGGCTTTGGTCGCGGAGACGGTCACACTGTCGATGCTGCTGCCGACTGTGACCGTGTAGTTCAGGGTGCTTTGGGCAAACGCGGGAACCAAAACGCCTGGGGTCACACTCAACGCCGACAGATTGTTGTTTACTCGACTCACCGTGATGCGGTACGTCTTCGCGATTCCATTCGACGCGGTTACGGTGATCGACACCACGGTACTTGACCCTGGCTGGCCCAACGGAATGGCCGCCTGGCCGGTTGCGGACCCGGCAGCAGCGGACACCGAACCGGACATCACGGCGTTCGGATCGGCTTTGGTCGCGGAGACGGTCACACTGGTGACGTCGGCGTCGACATCCGTTGTGTAGTTCAAAGTGCCTGGAGCAAAAGCCGGCGACAAGGAGCCTGGTGTCACGCTTAACGCCGACAGATCGTTGTTTACTTTGCGCACAATGACGACATACGTGTGCTGATTTTGGCTCGGTGCCGTCAACACGATAATGATATTCGTTGTAGGCTGCGGGAGCGCGATGGTGCGTGCCTGCCCAGCGCTCGTCTCTTGCCCGTTGATGGTCATCGTTGTTCCGCTGTCTTGAGGGGTGGCTCTTACAGTGACGCTGGTGTCCGCTGTCGACACGTCGACCGTATAGCTGGTGATATCGCTGGAAAAAGCCGGATCAAGCCCTCCAGGGCTAACGCTACCGGTAACGCTCAAGCTGGCGAGCTGCCCCTCCTTGTTAACCGACGCGGTATCCTGGCAGCCGGAGGTCCCCAAGCCGATGACAATCAGAAAGACGGCAGCAATAAATTGTCCGGCTATGGTGAGCGTGCGCCTCATGTAATGCAGGTCACTTTCTCTCGATCGATGATGAGCTGTCTGTTTCGGTGAACCCAAACGGTAGGCGTAGAGGCTACGAGAGGGCTCAAAATCAGCCTATGAGGTTTTCACAAGGCTTAGTGATGGTATAGCTGATCCAATTTGTCGGGTCAACACATTGGATTAGGAGCTGTGAGGATTGCGAAGGGTCCGAGGCAGGTTGCGCCGATGGCTGCGGAGCATTTCTTTGCGCGCTTCCACGTGCTCAGTGTGGAATTCAGTTTGGAGATAAATGGATTCAATGGATTTATTGGATCTACGAATGCGAGGACGATTCGCTAGCGGAACGGTCGGCTCACGGTGATGCGGTAGGTTTTTGGGGTCCCATCCGGTGCGGTCACGGTGATTAACACCTCAGTGCTTGTTCCCAGCCCCACGGAGGCGTTCACTTGGCCCGTTGGGTCCCCTGCCACGGCGATTACCGATCCGGAGGAGGACATCACTGCATTCGGGTCGGATTTGGTGGCGGTAATGGTCACATTGGCGACTCCGCTGTCGACGTTCACTGCGTAGGTCACGATGCTCGGAGTAAAGGGTGGTGCCAGGCTGCCCGATGACACAGTCAAGGCTGACAAGTTGTTGTTCGCGGACGCTGCTCGGCTCACGGTGATGCGGTAGGTCTTGGAGTTTCCATTCGGAGCGGTCACGACAATGGAAATGCTCGTGTCCGATCCCGGAGCGCCGAGGGCAATGTCGCGGCCTTGGCCTGAGCTGGTTCCCTGTCCATTCACCACCATGCTCGCATTCGAATCTGCTTTCGTCGCGGTGACGGTTACGTCGGAGACCGTGGTCGCCACGTCCACCGTGTAGGTTGTGGTCCCTGAAGCAAACCCAGGATCCAAGGAGCCTTGTGTCACAGT is a genomic window containing:
- a CDS encoding cadherin-like beta sandwich domain-containing protein; amino-acid sequence: MRRTLTIAGQFIAAVFLIVIGLGTSGCQDTASVNKEGQLASLSVTGSVSPGGLDPAFSSDITSYTVDVSTADTSVTVRATPQDSGTTMTINGQETSAGQARTIALPQPTTNIIIVLTAPSQNQHTYVVIVRKVNNDLSALSVTPGSLSPAFAPGTLNYTTDVDADVTSVTVSATKADPNAVMSGSVSAAAGSATGQAAIPLGQPGSSTVVSITVTASNGIAKTYRITVSRVNNNLSALSVTPGVLVPAFAQSTLNYTVTVGSSIDSVTVSATKADPNAVMSGSVSAAAGSATGQAAITLGGQGTSTAVSITVTAPNGDSKTYGITVNRATPGSENALSALNVTPGRLIPAFAPGIPIYTVTVGAGIDSVTVSATKADPSAVMSGSVVAGAGIATGRAAIPLNGPGTITVASITVTAPNGNPRTYTITIDRGFR